AAGCACTGCATAAGGTGAATTTATCTTTGCAGGGAACTTATTATAACAAGGTTGCTGATCTGCTAGCAGATACTGGCGAGCTAAAAGACGACCTTGCGCAATTCGACCCCAACTTGATATTTAATGAAGTCCTGTTAAAATGTCCTACTTTGTACAGGGCATCTATAATCAAGAAATATTGCGCTCTCTTTACAACGAAACCGAAGGACGAGAAAAGTCGCCTTGCTCCTGAATTCATTGTTGGTCTATTTAAGCAGTTTTTGAAGCACGAAGCTCTAATGAAAGGTAAGATTGGTTTACTTAAGGCGTCGATATCTGAACAGTATTTTTCCGATGTTGACTTGCTTGCATTATTAGTGAACGACAAAGAGAAACTCAAAAAGTATCTCTCAGAAGAGGCTGTTACAAAATATATAGAAACTTTTTCAGATGCCGATGTTGACAATCCCAAGCTATTGGATGAGAAGACGAAGGTTTTGAGTGGGTTTCAGCCTATTTCATCAATAGCGATTGGTAAGAAAATCTTACAACAATACACCTCTCTTCTAGATAGTGAGCAGCAGAAGCCAGCGAGGGAACAAAGGAAAACTCTTCTCGCTACCATGATGGCTGTGTTGCGAATATACAAATCTGTTATAGAAGATCCTTCAAATAAACCGGAACTGTTGGCTCTTTCGTCAAAGATTCTTAAGGGAACGGCTGCCTTAAGTAGTAATTGGAAACAGAAGCAATACTATATTCCAGTATGTCTTTTACTGGCCGAGATAGAAGAATCCAATAGGGCAAATCTCAATTCACAGACGCAGACGTTTTTTGCAAACGCTGATCTTGAAAGCATGAAAGGGGTTTTAGGTTCTTTGCCTATCAAGGAAAGAGAAAAAGCAATTGAACTGTCTAATTCGCAATTCAATCAGCGTGTCCAACAGGATCAGAATATCCTTACCTATATGTATGACATAGCCTCAACAGAAACTCGTACGCAGTGGCTCGTGAATATTATTAACTCTGCGCATTATACACAGATATTGGTATTTCTGGAAGCACGGAAATATAAAATTGATGACAGCAGGAGGGTATTGGAGTCTCTTCTGAATCGAGCACAAGGACTTAACCCCCCAGAGAAAAATAAGATGTACGTCGCTACTAATGAAATAACTTGGAAAAAAGACTGTACTGAGCTAAAAAATATATACGCAGATCAAATAAAGCATTTGTTGGTACAAGCAAGTGCGGTGCACCAAGCAACAGGAGAAGATGCGTTAAAAGGTGCCAAAATGTTGACAGATCCCCAGAGGCGGGACATCGTGCGTTCTACTATCGAATGGCTGGATACGTTAAATGCAGAAAATTCGTTACAGCAGGCTGCCATCAGGAGCATTTTGGCAAATTGGGATTCTATAGAGAAGCAGGAAGGCATTAAAAGTAAATTTATCGAGTTCTTATTCTATAAACTGATTATCAATAACAATAACGTAGAAGCGATAAAGTTCGGTTTTGAAGGGTTGAAAAAAATCAAACCGCCTATCAATCCGAAAGACTATAAGTCCCATTTTGAGGATATAAAATCAAGGATAGCACGCGAGCTTGAGGGAAATACGCAAATCAAAGAAATCCTTGAAAATGGCCTGAAAGAGCTGACTACATCTTCGAAGTAGAAAAGCGTAAATACTAGCAGTCGTCCTGTTTTGGTACAGCCTATAGCAGTGGGAGAGGTTGATAAGGGGCAGGTTCCCTATTAGCTCCAGAATCGTCCCTAAGGTATAATAAAAGGAGGGGGGTATCATGGCAAAAAAGAAAGTATTTGTGAGTTTTGATTATGATCACGATAAACGATATAAGTATTTACTTGAAGCGTGGGATGCAAATCCAGATTTTGATTTTGTTTTTGACGACAAAACCCCGGAAGGAATCAACACTAATAATATTGACCGAATTAAAACAGGGCTTACTTTAAAAATCAAAGAAGCTACGCATACTTTATTTATTGTTGGCGAATATGCAAATCAAGTACATAAAGACCGTGAACTTATCGGCTTTAAAAATTGGATGAACTTTGAAGCACATCAAAGCATAGAAGAGGGCAACAAACTAGCAGTAGTAAAATTAGATGGATCATATGAAGTTCCAGAAGAGCTAATAGGAAGTGGTTACTGGTGGATAGCTGGATTCAAAGAAGAAAATGTTATAGAGGTCTTAGGCAAAGCGTTATCTAAAAGACTATTATGAGTTCAGAAGATACAAAATTACAAATACTAGCTGAGCATTATAACAGCACATATGATACTTTAGTTGTTAAGATAAAAGAAAGAGATAAATTTTTTCTTTTAGTTCTTGTTATTTTAATCGTTAAACTCTTTCGGATTTACACCCCAGAAGAAGCTATACTTGTTCTAACCCAATTGATTTCATCTCGCCTTGGAGTAACAGCCCCCTTAAATTTTTCATTTATTGAAAGTGTTATTTGGTTTTGTCTTCTAGCTGCTGTTCTAAGATATTTTCAGTCAGTGGTATACCTTGAGCGACAATATGATTATACTCATAAATTAGAAAGTCAACTCAGCGCACACTTTGAAAATTCTGCTTTTGTACGCGA
This is a stretch of genomic DNA from Candidatus Gorgyraea atricola. It encodes these proteins:
- a CDS encoding P-loop NTPase fold protein; translation: MNIGLETEKKEKETAKKEKNPTFLSDAPLAIDQEKDFAFGHKSIAESLAYVVRTCPKPFTIGLFGKWGTGKTTIIHWLIHQLAKNNILIANIDAWKYEEDSLRRQFLITLDEELGLGRNYKKVLNQSLSEIDPTKGKFKFDKSMFLNRVGVATFAIALAALVLRIIAAHPNVLIPMSFSVSFDLIFNLGVAGYLIQLALSFFQRVSITITEPRTDSAEGFERIFVEEVLGDKKVRGKTLLIVVDNLDRCSDKKAVEMLSTIKTFLVKEREKASCVFLITCDDEAIKKHIRNIYSDDEKGNLYDANEFIRKFFNTFIRIPPFIDTELQSYTQLLLGETNVAELLPSEVAHVIVSAFRENPRQIKQFINVLLAYFLLAKQREDEIPPLIPKGAVTGHVAFLAKILAIQIRFSKIYDTILENYLTFEDAEKINPNDKDYQNFIRSTKPVPNVDIRPFLYLKMSEQEMAIPGYNELRAGLEENNVEVIQKKFETIKKKPEQVASLQQLLPDMLQKYKNKRISLLNIVSGSLEALHKVNLSLQGTYYNKVADLLADTGELKDDLAQFDPNLIFNEVLLKCPTLYRASIIKKYCALFTTKPKDEKSRLAPEFIVGLFKQFLKHEALMKGKIGLLKASISEQYFSDVDLLALLVNDKEKLKKYLSEEAVTKYIETFSDADVDNPKLLDEKTKVLSGFQPISSIAIGKKILQQYTSLLDSEQQKPAREQRKTLLATMMAVLRIYKSVIEDPSNKPELLALSSKILKGTAALSSNWKQKQYYIPVCLLLAEIEESNRANLNSQTQTFFANADLESMKGVLGSLPIKEREKAIELSNSQFNQRVQQDQNILTYMYDIASTETRTQWLVNIINSAHYTQILVFLEARKYKIDDSRRVLESLLNRAQGLNPPEKNKMYVATNEITWKKDCTELKNIYADQIKHLLVQASAVHQATGEDALKGAKMLTDPQRRDIVRSTIEWLDTLNAENSLQQAAIRSILANWDSIEKQEGIKSKFIEFLFYKLIINNNNVEAIKFGFEGLKKIKPPINPKDYKSHFEDIKSRIARELEGNTQIKEILENGLKELTTSSK
- a CDS encoding TIR domain-containing protein, with product MAKKKVFVSFDYDHDKRYKYLLEAWDANPDFDFVFDDKTPEGINTNNIDRIKTGLTLKIKEATHTLFIVGEYANQVHKDRELIGFKNWMNFEAHQSIEEGNKLAVVKLDGSYEVPEELIGSGYWWIAGFKEENVIEVLGKALSKRLL